A region of Rhodoferax potami DNA encodes the following proteins:
- a CDS encoding DUF4390 domain-containing protein yields MLFVSALWPCFAQTQVEVTQFEVERYAEEVVLNAQVQFELSSSVEDALLRGIPVYFRAEAEVLRERWYWYDKSLSAVSRHYKLAYQPLTRRWRVSVSAGPSSAAGQGLALSQSYDTLAAAMSSVKKISRWRVAGPGELEPTGRYRLDFRFNLDVSQLPRPFQIGLLGQTDWDINILRSQPLLPEFSK; encoded by the coding sequence TTGCTGTTTGTCTCCGCGCTGTGGCCTTGCTTTGCACAAACGCAAGTGGAAGTCACCCAGTTCGAGGTGGAGCGCTATGCCGAAGAAGTTGTACTCAACGCACAAGTGCAATTCGAGCTTTCGTCCTCGGTAGAGGATGCCCTGCTGCGGGGCATCCCCGTGTATTTTCGGGCGGAAGCCGAAGTGCTTAGAGAACGCTGGTACTGGTATGACAAGTCGCTCTCCGCAGTCTCCAGGCACTACAAGCTCGCTTATCAGCCGCTGACCAGGCGGTGGCGTGTGAGCGTCAGTGCAGGTCCCTCCAGCGCAGCCGGTCAGGGTTTGGCACTGAGTCAGTCCTATGACACCTTGGCTGCTGCGATGTCGTCTGTGAAAAAAATCAGTCGCTGGCGAGTAGCCGGGCCCGGTGAGTTGGAGCCGACCGGGCGTTATCGCTTAGATTTCCGGTTCAACTTGGATGTAAGCCAATTGCCACGCCCCTTCCAAATCGGGCTATTGGGGCAAACGGACTGGGACATCAACATCCTCCGCTCGCAGCCCCTTTTGCCGGAGTTCAGCAAGTGA
- the rsmB gene encoding 16S rRNA (cytosine(967)-C(5))-methyltransferase RsmB: MSEIQRSPELWRQLKATVDVLLQVSNGQSGSAAMDVVPPHLRGAVQALAFHAWRNQGRSTAIRSLLAKKPPAPHADALLCLALGLLSNDADASYDAFTLVNQTVEAAKQCPRTRSQANFINACLRRYLREAPQLLAEADRRLEARWNHPLWWIKKVQQDHPDRWEAVLTAANRHPPMTLRVNLRKVTSAQYALSLQTAGIEVSNAYGSGIELAKPVAVTQLPGFQEGWVSVQDGAAQVAATLLLEAATPQERPRILDACAAPGGKTAHLLELVEADVLALEIDPTRAQRIEQTLKRLGLTATVLCADAAEPATWWDGRPFDYILLDAPCTASGIVRRHPDIRWLRRPTDVVQLAAEQRRILKGLWPLVKEGGRLLYCTCSIFRAEGDEQVKAFLDNNKDARLLQSPGHLIPAAVPTSSVMADNQIGDHDGFFYALFEKTRV; this comes from the coding sequence ATGAGTGAGATACAAAGGTCGCCCGAGCTGTGGCGTCAATTGAAGGCGACTGTAGATGTCCTTTTGCAGGTATCTAACGGTCAATCCGGTAGTGCTGCCATGGACGTTGTGCCGCCTCACTTGCGTGGAGCGGTTCAAGCATTGGCTTTTCATGCGTGGCGGAATCAAGGCAGATCGACGGCGATTCGCTCGCTCCTCGCAAAAAAGCCACCAGCCCCACACGCTGACGCATTGTTGTGTCTCGCGTTGGGCCTCCTATCGAACGATGCAGATGCCAGTTACGACGCTTTCACTTTGGTGAATCAAACGGTAGAGGCTGCCAAGCAATGCCCACGTACCCGATCCCAGGCAAATTTCATCAACGCATGCTTGCGTCGGTATTTGAGAGAGGCTCCCCAGCTTCTTGCAGAGGCAGATAGGCGCTTGGAGGCCCGTTGGAATCATCCCCTTTGGTGGATCAAAAAAGTACAGCAGGATCATCCTGACCGTTGGGAAGCGGTGCTGACGGCAGCTAATCGCCATCCCCCAATGACGTTGCGCGTGAACCTCCGCAAGGTGACAAGCGCGCAATACGCACTATCACTGCAAACAGCCGGTATTGAGGTCAGCAACGCCTACGGCTCAGGCATAGAACTGGCGAAACCAGTCGCGGTAACCCAGCTCCCCGGTTTTCAAGAGGGGTGGGTCTCCGTGCAGGACGGTGCCGCCCAAGTTGCTGCGACACTTTTGCTTGAGGCGGCTACTCCTCAAGAACGGCCACGCATCTTGGACGCATGTGCTGCGCCAGGCGGAAAAACTGCTCACCTTTTAGAGCTCGTCGAGGCGGATGTCCTTGCGTTGGAAATTGACCCCACCCGGGCGCAACGAATCGAGCAAACTTTGAAACGCTTGGGCCTGACTGCGACGGTGCTCTGCGCCGATGCCGCTGAACCTGCCACCTGGTGGGATGGCCGTCCTTTTGATTACATTTTGCTGGATGCCCCCTGTACCGCTTCGGGTATTGTTCGGCGGCATCCCGACATACGTTGGCTGCGCCGCCCCACAGATGTGGTTCAGCTTGCCGCAGAGCAGCGGCGGATCCTCAAGGGTCTATGGCCCTTGGTGAAAGAGGGTGGGCGCTTGCTGTACTGCACCTGCTCCATTTTTCGGGCTGAGGGGGATGAACAGGTCAAAGCGTTTCTAGATAACAACAAGGACGCTCGCCTTCTTCAGTCTCCCGGCCATTTAATTCCCGCTGCAGTGCCCACTTCGTCCGTCATGGCCGACAATCAAATCGGTGACCATGACGGCTTCTTCTATGCACTGTTCGAAAAGACGAGGGTTTGA